A single Oryza brachyantha chromosome 8, ObraRS2, whole genome shotgun sequence DNA region contains:
- the LOC107304745 gene encoding skin secretory protein xP2-like yields the protein MARALALVAALLAASAVVALSAESQAPSSSPKPSNSSPSSSGSSASQSKAPSASPEKSEKAPTGSPTAKSAAATPKATPAKAPSAKSETPTESPAGSESPHASGAAGKAPASAPKDSSSSPSSSPSEEEASPPDSGDMEEDTSQPAGEAPSTEEASGPAADSPPETAASDSPAESPGPGAADQSGSAGMSTGVAAAVVAAAAVLSF from the coding sequence AtggcccgcgctctcgccctcgtcgccgcccttcTTGCCGCGTCCGCCGTCGTGGCGCTCTCCGCGGAGTCACAGGccccgtcgtcctcgccgaagCCGTCCAACTCCTCCCCGTCGTCCTCTGGTTCATCGGCCTCCCAGTCGAAGGCTCCCAGCGCGTCCCCCGAGAAGTCCGAGAAGGCTCCCACGGGGTCGCCGACCGCCAagtccgcggcggcgacgcccaaGGCCACCCCGGCCAAGGCCCCTTCCGCCAAGTCGGAGACGCCCACCGAGTCGCCCGCCGGCTCAGAGTCGCCACACGCCAGCGGGGCGGCAGGCAAGGCGCCGGCCAGCGCCCCCAAGGACTCTTCGTCGAGcccgtcctcctccccttcggaggaggaggcctcACCGCCGGACAGCGGCGACATGGAGGAAGACACGagccagccggccggcgaggcaCCGTCCACGGAAGAAGCGTCCGGCCCTGCGGCTGACAGCCCGCCGGAGACAGCGGCTTCAGACTCGCCAGCAGAATCGCCTGGCCCCGGCGCAGCTGACCAGAGCGGCAGCGCGGGCATGAGCACCGGCGTCGCAGCAGCcgtggtggccgccgccgccgtgctctcaTTTTAG